In Meleagris gallopavo isolate NT-WF06-2002-E0010 breed Aviagen turkey brand Nicholas breeding stock chromosome 5, Turkey_5.1, whole genome shotgun sequence, a single window of DNA contains:
- the TMEM258 gene encoding transmembrane protein 258 — protein sequence MELEAMSRYTSPVNPAVFPHLTVVLLAIGMFFTAWFFVYEVTSTKYTRDIYKELLISLVASLFMGFGVLFLLLWVGIYV from the exons ATG GAGCTAGAAGCAATGAGCAGGTACACCAGCCCAGTGAACCCGGCTGTCTTCCCACACCTCACTGTGGTGCTGCTTGCCATTGGCATGTTCTTCACCGCATGGTTCTTCGT TTATGAGGTGACATCCACCAAGTACACGCGAGACATCTACAAGGAGCTGCTGATCTCACTGGTGGCATCGCTCTTCATGGGGTTTGGTgtcctgttcctgctgctgtgggttGGGATCTATGTGTGA
- the FEN1 gene encoding flap endonuclease 1, protein MGIHGLAKLIADVAPSAIRENDIKSYFGRKVAIDASMSIYQFLIAVRQGAEVLQNEEGETTSHLMGMFYRTIRMVENGIKPVYVFDGKPPQLKSGELARRTERRSEAEKHLQEAQEAGEETNIEKFSKRLVKVTQQHTDECKKLLMLMGIPYVEAPGEAEASCATLVKAGKVYAAATEDMDCLTFGSPVLMRHLTASETKKLPIQEFHLNRILQDLGLTWEQFVDLCILLGCDYCESIRGIGPKRAVELIKQHKTIEEIIQHIDTKKYPLPENWLHKEAQKLFLEPDVVNPDDVELKWTEPNEEELVQFMCGEKQFNEERIRNGVKRLSKSRQGSTQGRLDDFFKVTGSITSAKRKEPESKGSAKKKAKTNSATAKFKKGK, encoded by the coding sequence ATGGGAATCCACGGCTTGGCCAAGCTGATTGCCGATGTGGCGCCCAGCGCCATCCGGGAGAACGACATCAAGTCGTACTTTGGGCGGAAGGTGGCCATTGATGCCTCCATGAGCATCTACCAGTTCCTCATAGCTGTGCGGCAGGGTGCCGAAGTGCTGCAGAACGAGGAGGGTGAGACCACCAGTCACCTAATGGGCATGTTCTACCGCACCATCCGCATGGTGGAGAATGGCATCAAGCCTGTCTATGTGTTTGATGGCAAACCACCACAGCTCAAGTCCGGGGAGTTGGCCAGGAGGACGGAGCGCCGCTCTGAGGCCGAGAAGCACCTGCAGGAGGCTCAGGAGGCTGGCGAGGAGACCAACATTGAGAAGTTCAGCAAGAGGTTGGTGAAAGTGACACAGCAGCACACCGACGAGTGCAAGAAGCTGTTGATGTTGATGGGCATCCCCTATGTGGAGGCGCCAGGGGAGGCGGAAGCCAGCTGTGCTACACTGGTGAAGGCAGGGAAGGTGTATGCAGCTGCTACGGAGGACATGGATTGCTTGACCTTTGGGAGCCCTGTGCTGATGAGGCACCTCACTGCCAGTGAGACAAAGAAGCTGCCCATCCAAGAGTTCCACCTGAACCGGATCCTGCAGGACCTGGGCCTGACCTGGGAACAGTTTGTGGATCTGTGCATCCTCTTGGGCTGTGACTACTGTGAGAGCATCCGCGGCATCGGGCCGAAGCGGGCGGTTGAGCTCATCAAGCAGCACAAAACCATTGAGGAGATCATCCAGCACATCGACACCAAGAAGTACCCCTTGCCTGAGAACTGGTTGCATAAAGAGGCCCAGAAGCTCTTTCTAGAGCCTGACGTTGTCAACCCTGATGACGTTGAGCTGAAGTGGACAGAGCCCAATGAGGAGGAGCTCGTGCAATTCATGTGTGGGGAGAAGCAGTTCAATGAGGAGCGCATCCGCAATGGGGTCAAGAGGCTGAGTAAGAGCCGCCAGGGCAGCACACAGGGCCGGCTGGATGACTTCTTCAAGGTGACGGGCTCCATCACATCGGCCAAACGCAAGGAGCCTGAAAGCAAGGGGTCAGCGAAGAAGAAAGCCAAGACCAACAGTGCCACAGCCAAGTTCAAAAAGGGGAAATAA